AGCTCTGGAACTCTCAAGGCTGATGGGGTTGCGCTCGCAGGAGGCGGTGCAGAGTGCGCAGTCGCTGAAAACGTGGAAACAGGCGCTGGAGCGGGGGGCGTCCCGTTTAACCGTGGTGTTCGGCACCAAAGGTGGTCGCCCGCGTGAGACGATTATTCTTGATGTTGGCACAGTCAGAAAAGCGCTGGATAATGCGCTGGCTGTGGCGGAAGATCGCCACGGCAGGCTGATCGATAAGCCGGACCTGAAAAGTGCAATGAAATACTGGCACAGCCAGGCGTCGGGGTTTGGCTTAACTGGCGCATTCTCCCCGCACTCGTTGCGCTATGCGTGGGCGCAGGATGCCATTTGTCATTATCTGGCGCAGGGATTCAGCGAGAAAGAGGCGCTGGCAATGACAGCGATGGATTTGGGCCACGGCGACGGGCGCGGACGGTATGTGGCGCAGGTGTACGGGCGGAGAGATGAGGCAAATTGATAGCTTTGAGCTTGCAATATGATTGTTATTCATCGTTTTTCACCTGATGATATTTGAGGTCAAATATCATCAGGCTATTTCCGATTGATTTCGGGTTATCAATAGGTTTTCGCACAAAATTATTTGCCCCAAATAATTTGAGGTGGTTTCCTATTAATCTCAGGTTATCAATCGGTTTTCATACAAAAAATTTTGGGTCCAAAATTTTTTGTATGCTTTTCTATCAACATTGGCAAGATCAATAACTATCGGCTATTAAATTGGTTAT
This window of the Citrobacter freundii ATCC 8090 = MTCC 1658 = NBRC 12681 genome carries:
- a CDS encoding integrase domain-containing protein — protein: MGILEQEMKRLAQQAGGSHKTVHDRMALAQRFCERLVLAQNVQIRRVEQLKARHIEGYIRERLAQGITKRSLQNEMAAVRCILKQAGRVKLADGDRINNRSLGLSGASRSGTKQAITPEHYRQVLETARVRDPGLAVALELSRLMGLRSQEAVQSAQSLKTWKQALERGASRLTVVFGTKGGRPRETIILDVGTVRKALDNALAVAEDRHGRLIDKPDLKSAMKYWHSQASGFGLTGAFSPHSLRYAWAQDAICHYLAQGFSEKEALAMTAMDLGHGDGRGRYVAQVYGRRDEAN